The following coding sequences are from one Macaca nemestrina isolate mMacNem1 chromosome 1, mMacNem.hap1, whole genome shotgun sequence window:
- the LOC105494570 gene encoding ras-related protein Rab-42 has protein sequence MEGEGCRYQFRVALLGDAAVGKTSLLRSYVAGAPGAPEPEPEPEPTVGAECYRRALQLRAGPRVKLQLWDTAGHERFRCITRSFYRNVVGVLLVFDVTNRKSFEHIQDWHQEVMATQGPDKVIFLLVGHKSDLQSTRCVSAQEAEELAASLGMAFVETSVKNNCNVDLAFDILADAIQQALQQGDIKLEEGCGGVRLIHKTQIPRSPSRKQHPGPCQC, from the exons ATGGAGGGCGAGGGCTGCCGCTACCAATTTCGGGTTGCGCTGCTGGGGGACGCGGCGGTGGGCAAGACGTCGTTGCTGAGGAGTTACGTGGCGGGCGCGCCTGGCGCCCCGGAGCCCGAGCCCGAGCCTGAGCCCACTGTGGGCGCCGAGTGCTACCGCCGCGCGCTGCAGCTGCGGGCCGGGCCGCGGGTCAAGCTGCAGCTCTGGGACACCGCGGGCCACGAGCGCTTCAG gtgCATCACCAGGTCCTTTTACCGGAACGTGGTGGGTGTCCTGCTGGTCTTTGATGTGACAAACAGGAAGTCCTTTGAACACATCCAAGACTGGCACCAGGAGGTCATGGCCACTCAGGGCCCAGACAAGGTCATCTTCCTGCTGGTTGGCCACAAGAGTGACCTGCAGAGCACCCGTTGTGTCtcagcccaggaggccgaggagCTGGCTGCCTCCCTGGGCATGGCCTTCGTGGAGACCTCGGTTAAAAACAACTGCAATGTGGACCTGGCCTTTGACATTCTCGCTGATGCTATCcagcaggccctgcagcaggGGGACATCAAGCTAGAAGAGGGCTGCGGGGGTGTCCGGCTCATCCACAAGACCCAAATCCCCAGGTCCCCCAGCAGGAAGCAGCACCCAGGCCCATGCCAGTGTTAA